GCGCGCGGGAGCAGCAGACCAAGGCCATCGCCGCCGTCCTGCAGCGCTACGGCGTCGACATGGCCGACGTGCCGCCGGTGGTGTGGACGTTCTTCGCCACCGGTGCCTCCCAGGTGCTCGTGATGGAACGCGGCCTGGGCATGACCGAGGGGCACGACGAGATCGTGAAGTTCGTGCACGCCTGGCTGGGCCGACTGGAGGGCGAGCCCCTCTCGGCGGACGGCGTGGCTTCGCCGAACGATCACCAACTGCGAATGGAGCAGAGCGCACCTTTCGGGCCGGCGTCGGTGGCAACCACAACCCCGTCCACCGCGAGAACGCAATGAATGTTGGGCGCCTGCGTTGACGGTCCGCTTGTCGCCGTCACCATCGCCCACTGCTCGGGGTCGGCAAGGGTGACGTCGAGGATCCATTGCGCGTCGGGACCGACGTCGGCTTTGGCCTTGGGGCTGAAGACATACGGGTTGTGGCTGTACTCGGCCCAGTTGGGCGGGTCGATCTCTCGGTAGTAGATCGTCACCGGGAACGGCCGTTCGGCCCACACCGTGTACTTGACGTTCAACGGACGCGGGGGCTGGGCGCCCGCGGTCGGCGCCGACGAGAGCACGCTCGCCATCACGACCAGCACCGCGGTACCGACGGTCAACGACGGGGGGCGGGCCGGGAATCGCATTTTCATATTCTAGAACGACGTTTTTCCCAGTGGCGAAGATTGGTCAACTCCGGATGCGGTGCCTCAATACAGGTAGATGCCGAGCACCGCCGCCCACAACACGATGAGCCAGGCATCGGTGGACACCTGCAGCCAGCGCGGTGCGTGCCGCACCTCCATGAAGTAACGAATGATCAAGCGTCCCTTGACCACGGCGAGCGCCGCCACCGCAAGCGTGATCGGGACGCTGGTGGTCGCCGGCCCGCCGGAGTGTCCGGGCGCCAGCCACCAGGACACGACCGTGATGGCGGCGAGTGCGAGCCAGACCACGGTGACTGCGCGCTGCGCGGCGGCGGGGTGCGCGGGTGTGGTGGCCATCGGTCACCTCATCACGTAGAGCAGGGCGAAGATGACGACCCACAGCAGGTCCACCATGTGCCAGTAGGTCGCGCCGGACTCCACCATCGACATGCGCCGTCTGGTCCGCAATTCCCGCGCCGCGATCCCCAGGATGAGCAGGCCCAGCGCGAGGTGGAAGAGGTGGACGCCGGTGAGCATGTAGTAGAAACCGAAGAACTCGCCGCTGCCCAGCGAATACCCCTGACCGATCTTCGCCGACCATTCGTAGACCTTGATGCCGATGAACAGCACGCCGCAGAGGCCGCCCGCGTAGGTGAGGCGCAGTGCGGTGGTGTGGTCACCGGCGCGTGCGGCCAGCACGCCGCGCGCGACAAACCACGAACTCGTCAGCAGGACAAGGGTGTTGAGAACACCCGCGGTAAGGCTGAGGTGTTGTTGTGCGGCGAGGAAGGCCTCCGGTGCCATGGCGCGGTGGACCATGTAGATCACGAAGTAGGCGCCGAAGATGATCAGGTCGCCGAGCACCATCACCCACATCGCGCCGTCGCCGGGGAGGTGAGTCTCGGGGCGGGCGGGCGACGCGGAGGGCGCCTGTCGGGTCTCGGTCATCGGCGTCAGTCCAGCGGTGTCTCGGCGGGGGACTGTTGTTCGTTTGCCCTCTTCAGGAAGTAGATCACGCACGACAGCCAGAATCCGAAGACGACCGTCCCCGTCCAGAACGACATGGAGCCGTTCCACGCGAACGGGCCTGCGGTGGTGACGAAGATGGGAATAGCCATGATCTCGGTGACGATCTGCCACACCGTCACGTACGCCAGCCATTTCGGGAAGATCCCGTTGCGGTCGAGCAGGATGGCCACCGCGAAGCCGACATACGCCGCGGTGAAGCACCCGAGCGATCCCACGTAGGACAGACAGCCGAGGTCGTAGAGCAGCGACAGCAGTTCGGGGTCGCGGTCGGGGCGGTACACGGCGGCCAGGAAGCAGAAGGCGACCAGCAGGCAGCCCGGCAGCGCGCCCACCGCCATCCCGCCGAGATAGATGTAGGCGCAGACGGATCCGGTCGTCATCCGTTTCATGTGGTAGACCACGATGCCGTTAGCCACCCCGGCGCCGCCGACGATGAGGATCAGCAGTCCGAAGCCGATCTGGATGGTCGGTCCGTGGGCGGCGAAGAAGTCCACCTTGCCCGCCGTCGTGACGTCCGGTCGCGGCGGCGGCATCACCCGCGCGAGCGCGAAGAAGATCGCCCCGAACGCGGCGTAGAAGGCGGGCACGATCCAGAAGACGATCCAGATGTCGCGCGTTCCTGCGGGCCGGGTGCCCGATGCCGTCGTCTGGTCGGATACCAGCGCGCTCACGGCGCGGCGCCTTCCTCGGCCGCCTGGCGCCGCAGCGCGGTACGCAGCGCGAAGAACATCACGACGACGAAACACAGGAACGCGCCGTTGCGCAGCCAGAACGACACGGCGCCGTCCCATGCCAGCGGACCGCTCGAGACTGCCGCCGCGCACGCCGCGGGCGCCATGGCCAGCGCGGTGACCAGGGCCACGAGCCCCACCCACCGCGGGAAGACCGGGCGGGGGCCGTTGTCGAGATGAATCGCCAACGCCAGCAACAGATTCTGGGCCACCAACATGCCGACCGGGGCGACGAAGATGATCCACGCCATGTCGTTGAGCAACTGGACCAGTTCGGGACTGCGGTCCGGGCGGAATGCCGCGACGAGGAAGAAGATGTCGGCGAGTGCGAAGATCGTCGCCCCGCTCACCGCTGCGGTGAGATAGCAGTACGCCAGCACATGGCTCTGGGTGGCCATCCGCTTCATCTGCACGACGATGACCATGAAGAACGGCAGCACCATGATGCCGCAGATATTCCAGGTGATCATGGTGGCGCGCACCAGCGCGGCGTTCTCCCGGTAGAAAGCGGCGACCTCGTCGGCCGGCATGGCCGGTGACATCGGCGGGAAGAAGCCGGGGTAGATCAAGAACCCGATGAGGACCACGACGCCGGCGCACAATCCCGTCCACAGGCCGATGGTCTGTGTCCTGACGTCAGCCGACGCTGTCGTCTCGGCGCGGGCGGTCGTCATCGCGTCGGTTACACGGACAGGATCGTCGCCGAGGCGGTGCCCGGGGCGCCGTATACCTGCGCCAGACCGACTTTCGGCTCGCCTGGCACCTGCCGTTCGCCGGCCTCGCCGCGCAGTTGCCGCACGATCTCGTGCACCTGGCGCAAGCCGGACGCACCGATGGGCTCGCCGTTGGCGATCAGCCCGCCGTCGGTGTTGACCGGTATTGAACCACCGATTTCGGTGGCGCCGTCGGCGAGCAGCTTCTCCTGCTCACCGTCGGCGCAGAGCCCGGTCTCGGCCATGTGGATGACCTCCGCGCCGGCGTCGGTGTCCTGTAGCTGGGCGACGTCGACGTCCTCGGGCCCGATTCCGGCGATCTCGTAGGCTGCCCGCGCCGCGTAGACGGTGGGGGAGGGGTCCTCGTCGAGCGGCGCGGAGGTGGCGTGCACCTCGTAGGCGCCGAAGGTGCGGGTACGGATCTCGCTGGCGCGCAGGAACACCGGCTTGTCGGTGTAGCGGTGCGCGATGTCACCGCGGCACATGATGACCGCGGCCGCGCCCTCATCCGGTGCGCAGAACATGTACTGGGTAAGCGGGTAGTTCAGCACCGTCGAGTTGAGGATCTCGTCCTCGGCGATCGGCTTGCGGCGGAACGCGTTCGGGTTGATGGCACCGTTGCGGAAGTTCTTGGCCGCCACCTTGGCCAGCGTGGCCTGCGAGATACCGTGCTTGTGCAGGTAGTGGTTGGCCTTCATCCCGAAGAACTTGGTGGTGACGAACTGGCCGTTCTCCGCATACCACTGCGGCAGCGCCAGTTTGGCGGGATCGTCGGTGAACGCACCGCGCGGATGCTTGTCCAGGCCGATGGCGATACCGATGTCGTACTTGCCCAGGCGGATGGTGTCGGCGGTCTGCTGGATGGCGCTTGCCGCCGTCGCGCAGGCGTTGAATACGTTGGTGAACGTGATGCCGGTCAGGCCGACCAGGCGGGTGACCGCATCGGGATTGGACACCTCGTAACTGCCGCCGAAGCCGAACTGGATGTCCTTCCACTCCAGTTTGGCGTCGGTGAGCGCGAATTGAATCGCCTCGGCGCCCATCTGCATCGCGGTCTTGTCGAACCTGCCGAAGGGGTGCAGCCCTACGCCGATGATCGCTACGTCGTTCATGATTCGACTGTTCCTCTCGTCGGCCGGCTCAGATCGGCTGGAAGGCGAAGGTGATGATCTCCTCGCCGTCGTCGTCCTTGGCGAACGGCACCATGGTCAACTCGACCGCCATGCCGAATTCGAGTTTGGCGGGGTCGTTCTCGGTGAGCCGGCCCTCGACGCGGATGACGTCATCTAGTTGGACCAGACCGACCCCGAAGGGGACGAAGTCCTTACCGGTCGGCCCCTTGTAGGGCGCTCCGGGCGGGAAGCCCTGGGTGGTCCAGGCGATCAGCGTGCCGCGGCGGGGAAGCAGCACGTCGGACATCTCCCCGGCGCTGCACTTCGGGCAACGGTCCTGCACCGGGAAGGTGGTGGCCGCGCAGCGCCCGCAGCTGCTGCCGATCAGCTGAGGTTGGTCCTCGGGCCAGGTCGAAATCTCGGGCGCAAGCGCCTTCGCCATGCGTCGTCCTCCGTGTCCGGGCAGGCCGCAACCAGGCGGGCCTGCACAACGGTGACCCTAGTGGGAAATGGCATTCTCGTCTAGAGAGAATCGAAGCGGCAATGCCCGTCACTTGGGTCGCTTCATGACCCTGTCCGCGGCCGCCCAGTGTTCGTCGGCGACCCACAGGCGTGCGAACGCCGACACGGCCTCGGTGGTCGGCACCCCGTCGATGACGCGTTTGATCTCGCCGGCGGGCCGGCCGGCAAGCGAGCGGGCGATCGTGCGCCAGCCCTCGTCGAAGCCCTCCCTGGGCAGGACCAGGTCCACCAGGTTCAGCTCGAACGCCTCGGCGGCGGTCAGGATGCGGCCGGTGCCTGCCAGTAGCAACGCCCTGCTGTTGCCGACCAGCGCGGCCAGGCGTTCTGCGCCGCCCCATGCCGGCATGATCTCCAGCGATACCTGGTTGAAGCCGATCCGGATGTCGTCCGCGGCGAGCCGGATGTCTGCGGCCACCGCCACCTCTGCACCGCCGCCCAGCGCGTGGCCGTTCAGGGCCGCGACCACCGGACCGGGGAATTCCGCGATCCGGTCGCAGATCGTGCGCATCCGCAACGCCATGGCCGATGCCTCGGCCTCGGTGCGCAGCGCGCTGAGTTCCTTGAGGTCGCCGCCGGAGACGAACGCCTTGTCGCCGGCGCCGGTCACGACCAGCGCCCTCGCTCCACCGACGCCGTCGAGCGCCTTCTCCAACTGCCCCATGGTCTCCAGGGAAATGGCGTTGCGGGCATGTGGACGATCGATCGTGATGACAGCCAATCTGTCCTGGATCTCGAGGTCGACCATCAGACGTTCTCCCGTTACGGTATTGGCATTCTCGGTTGCGGAGAATAGCATCACCGACGAGGGCGCCGGTGCGGTGAGCGCGCGGTGCACCTCTTGCCGCCAAGAGTTTGGGGACCATGCGCGAGATTCCGGTTGAGCTGATCAAACGGTACGAGCACGAGGGGTGGTGGACACCCGAAACGCTCGGCGAACTCCTGGCGCGTCACCTGGAGCGGGGGCCGGACACCGGCTTCTACGTGCACTCCGACGTGCGTCCGTACCGCGGCACCTTCGCCGACGTCGAACTGCAGGCCCGCCGGCTGGCCGCCGGCCTGAGGCGGCGCGGCGTGGGTCCGGGCGACGTGGTCGCGCTGCAGTTGCCGAACTGGGCGGAGGCCGCGATGACGTTCTGGGCCTCGGCGTTCCTCGGCGCGGTGGTGGTGCCCATCGTGCATTTCTACGGCCGCAAGGAACTCGGCCACATCATGGCGACGGCGCGGCCCAAGGTGTTCATCACCACCGCGGAGTTCGGCCGGATGGCGTTCCAGCCGGATCTGTGCGCGGACGTGCCGATCGTCGGCCTGGTCGGCGACACCAGCTTCGACGACCTGCTCGACGGCGAACCGATGACCGATAACGTCCATACCGATCCGGCCAGCCCTGCTCTGATCGCGTTCACATCGGGCACCACCCGAGATCCGAAGGGCGTCGTCCACAGTCACCAGACACTGGGATTCGAGACCCGTCAGCTGCTCGAGAACTACCCACCTGACCGCGGCCGCCAGTTGACCGCCACGCCGGTCGGACACTTCATCGGCATGGTCGGCGCCTTCCTCATCCCGGTGCTCGAGAACGCGCCGGTCGACCTGTGCGACGTGTGGGACCCCGGCAAGGTGCTCGCGCTGATGGAGACCGAGGAGTTGTCGATCGGTGGCGGCCCCCCGTACTTCGTCACCAGCCTGCTCGACCATCCCGACTGCACACCCGCCCACATCCAGCGCTTCTCCACGGTCGGCCTCGGCGGCTCGACGGTCCCGGCGACGGTGACGCGGCGGCTGGCCGACCTCGGACTGTTCGTGTTCCGCTCCTACGGCAGCACCGAACATCCGTCGATCACCGGATCGCGGCCCGGCGCGGCGGAGGACAAGCGCCTCTACACCGACGGCGATCCGCGTCCCGGTGTGGAGATCAAGCTCACCGACGACGGCGAGATCCTCTCGCGAGGACCCGATCTCTGCCTCGGCTACATCGATGAGGCGTTGACCGCCAAGGCATTCGACGAGGACGGCTGGTACCACACCGGTGACGTCGGCGTCCTCGACGAAGACGGGTACCTGACCATCACCGATCGCAAGGCCGACGTGATCATCCGCGGTGGCGAGAACATCAGCGCGCTCGAGGTCGAAGAGGTGTTGCTGGGTATGCCGGCCGTCGCCGAGGCGGTGGTGGTCTCGGCGCCGGACGCCCGTCTCGGCGAGCACGTGGCCGCGGTGCTGCGTATCAGGAACGGCCATCCGATGCCCACGCTCGACGACGTCCGCGCGCATTTCGCGCGTGCCGGCGTCGCGCGTCAGAAGTGGCCCGAGGAACTGCAGCGGATCCCTGAAGGGCAGGACTATCCCCGCACCGCCAGCGGAAAGGTGCAGAAAGTGCTGATGAGGGAGCAGGTTCGCCGCAGCGCGAAGCAGGGCGTTGCAGCCGTGACAAATTGAGAATACGATTCTCGCAATAAGAAAAGGAGTGTTTCATGGGGCAACTGTCGCATCGGGTCGACATACCGTTTCCGCTGTTCGACGCGGACAACCATCTCTACGAGCCGCCGGAGGCGATGACC
Above is a window of Mycolicibacterium baixiangningiae DNA encoding:
- a CDS encoding cytochrome C oxidase subunit IV family protein; this translates as MATTPAHPAAAQRAVTVVWLALAAITVVSWWLAPGHSGGPATTSVPITLAVAALAVVKGRLIIRYFMEVRHAPRWLQVSTDAWLIVLWAAVLGIYLY
- a CDS encoding Zn-ribbon domain-containing OB-fold protein — its product is MAKALAPEISTWPEDQPQLIGSSCGRCAATTFPVQDRCPKCSAGEMSDVLLPRRGTLIAWTTQGFPPGAPYKGPTGKDFVPFGVGLVQLDDVIRVEGRLTENDPAKLEFGMAVELTMVPFAKDDDGEEIITFAFQPI
- a CDS encoding thiolase family protein; this translates as MNDVAIIGVGLHPFGRFDKTAMQMGAEAIQFALTDAKLEWKDIQFGFGGSYEVSNPDAVTRLVGLTGITFTNVFNACATAASAIQQTADTIRLGKYDIGIAIGLDKHPRGAFTDDPAKLALPQWYAENGQFVTTKFFGMKANHYLHKHGISQATLAKVAAKNFRNGAINPNAFRRKPIAEDEILNSTVLNYPLTQYMFCAPDEGAAAVIMCRGDIAHRYTDKPVFLRASEIRTRTFGAYEVHATSAPLDEDPSPTVYAARAAYEIAGIGPEDVDVAQLQDTDAGAEVIHMAETGLCADGEQEKLLADGATEIGGSIPVNTDGGLIANGEPIGASGLRQVHEIVRQLRGEAGERQVPGEPKVGLAQVYGAPGTASATILSV
- a CDS encoding enoyl-CoA hydratase/isomerase family protein, with the translated sequence MVDLEIQDRLAVITIDRPHARNAISLETMGQLEKALDGVGGARALVVTGAGDKAFVSGGDLKELSALRTEAEASAMALRMRTICDRIAEFPGPVVAALNGHALGGGAEVAVAADIRLAADDIRIGFNQVSLEIMPAWGGAERLAALVGNSRALLLAGTGRILTAAEAFELNLVDLVLPREGFDEGWRTIARSLAGRPAGEIKRVIDGVPTTEAVSAFARLWVADEHWAAADRVMKRPK
- a CDS encoding cytochrome c oxidase subunit 3, with translation MTETRQAPSASPARPETHLPGDGAMWVMVLGDLIIFGAYFVIYMVHRAMAPEAFLAAQQHLSLTAGVLNTLVLLTSSWFVARGVLAARAGDHTTALRLTYAGGLCGVLFIGIKVYEWSAKIGQGYSLGSGEFFGFYYMLTGVHLFHLALGLLILGIAARELRTRRRMSMVESGATYWHMVDLLWVVIFALLYVMR
- a CDS encoding AMP-binding protein — protein: MREIPVELIKRYEHEGWWTPETLGELLARHLERGPDTGFYVHSDVRPYRGTFADVELQARRLAAGLRRRGVGPGDVVALQLPNWAEAAMTFWASAFLGAVVVPIVHFYGRKELGHIMATARPKVFITTAEFGRMAFQPDLCADVPIVGLVGDTSFDDLLDGEPMTDNVHTDPASPALIAFTSGTTRDPKGVVHSHQTLGFETRQLLENYPPDRGRQLTATPVGHFIGMVGAFLIPVLENAPVDLCDVWDPGKVLALMETEELSIGGGPPYFVTSLLDHPDCTPAHIQRFSTVGLGGSTVPATVTRRLADLGLFVFRSYGSTEHPSITGSRPGAAEDKRLYTDGDPRPGVEIKLTDDGEILSRGPDLCLGYIDEALTAKAFDEDGWYHTGDVGVLDEDGYLTITDRKADVIIRGGENISALEVEEVLLGMPAVAEAVVVSAPDARLGEHVAAVLRIRNGHPMPTLDDVRAHFARAGVARQKWPEELQRIPEGQDYPRTASGKVQKVLMREQVRRSAKQGVAAVTN